One Corynebacterium appendicis CIP 107643 DNA window includes the following coding sequences:
- a CDS encoding LpqB family beta-propeller domain-containing protein: MRARESAWVRGVLGACSAAALFTVTACATLPTSTEPHVLHAFEGRPDPQLDMEPTKDAEPDLLLREFFAASANPSGRYEAPRRYLTGPMAQAWEPHEETLVLDTFELTSRPMTDQSKRSYVVQGRIIGRLGPGGVFRPDNQQYEATMDLTQEDGQWRIAGLPNDVVVDRTELRNHYEPSNVYFYDATDQALIPDRRWVYAAATSKEDALLNLLVGGPSDTIAPAVNNAVADDVAYTGSADGVYRFTGLAEAEEKTRARFAAQVVWTLSAAGVPGPYPVTLNGVPVVGESTELTTDQFRELNPIKPIESGPDLYTLSDGKVSSVDNIAEGEEPDVEPVAAVNSLGSVSSVDIGDEGNFAAVINVSENEQALVAGSVDGGHKEVQRAGSFTRPTLEPDHDAAWVVADGKGIIRAERSAATGEVDVNSVQVELPENVDGEITFLRMSGSGSRVAMIVDGHLIVGVVERRENGQRAVVNTAKYAEVELDGSAVSVDWQPDGSLLVGTSANQRPVVRVEQDGSSLTALPSGNVGGAVVAVGATADMMYITDSKVLMRMPLPTKDSLNWREVPGQQGVRAAPVVPRP, translated from the coding sequence ATGCGTGCGCGTGAATCTGCGTGGGTGAGGGGAGTGCTGGGCGCGTGCTCGGCGGCGGCGCTGTTCACAGTGACAGCCTGCGCTACGCTGCCGACGAGCACCGAGCCGCATGTCCTCCACGCTTTCGAGGGCCGGCCGGACCCGCAGCTGGACATGGAACCCACCAAGGACGCCGAGCCCGATTTGCTGCTGCGCGAATTCTTCGCCGCCTCCGCGAACCCGTCGGGCCGGTACGAAGCCCCGCGCCGCTACCTGACTGGCCCGATGGCGCAGGCGTGGGAGCCGCACGAGGAAACCCTCGTCCTGGACACCTTCGAGCTCACCTCCCGGCCCATGACAGACCAGTCCAAACGGTCGTATGTGGTGCAAGGCCGCATCATCGGCAGGCTCGGCCCCGGCGGTGTGTTCCGGCCGGACAACCAGCAGTACGAAGCCACCATGGATCTCACCCAGGAAGACGGCCAGTGGCGGATAGCCGGCCTGCCCAACGACGTCGTGGTGGACCGGACCGAGCTGCGCAACCACTACGAGCCGAGCAACGTGTACTTCTACGACGCCACCGACCAGGCGCTCATCCCTGACCGCCGCTGGGTCTACGCCGCAGCCACGTCGAAGGAGGACGCGCTGCTCAACTTGTTGGTCGGCGGGCCGTCAGACACGATCGCCCCGGCCGTCAACAACGCTGTGGCCGACGATGTGGCCTACACCGGCTCCGCCGACGGCGTGTACCGCTTCACGGGCCTGGCCGAAGCGGAAGAGAAGACCCGCGCGCGTTTCGCCGCGCAGGTGGTATGGACCCTGTCCGCCGCCGGTGTGCCGGGGCCGTACCCGGTCACGCTCAACGGTGTGCCGGTGGTGGGGGAGAGCACCGAGCTGACCACCGACCAGTTCCGGGAACTGAACCCGATCAAGCCAATCGAAAGCGGTCCCGACCTGTACACGCTGAGCGACGGCAAGGTGAGCAGCGTGGACAATATTGCCGAGGGCGAAGAGCCCGATGTCGAGCCCGTCGCCGCCGTCAATTCGCTCGGCAGCGTGTCGTCCGTGGACATCGGCGACGAGGGTAATTTCGCCGCCGTGATCAATGTCAGCGAGAACGAGCAGGCGCTCGTCGCCGGTTCAGTCGACGGCGGCCACAAGGAAGTTCAGCGCGCCGGTAGCTTCACCCGTCCGACCCTGGAACCCGACCACGACGCCGCCTGGGTCGTCGCCGACGGCAAGGGCATCATCCGTGCCGAGCGCTCCGCCGCCACCGGCGAGGTGGACGTGAACAGTGTGCAGGTGGAACTGCCGGAGAACGTCGACGGTGAGATCACCTTCCTGCGCATGTCCGGCAGCGGCTCGCGCGTGGCCATGATCGTCGACGGCCATCTCATCGTCGGCGTGGTGGAGCGCCGCGAGAATGGCCAGCGGGCGGTGGTCAATACCGCGAAATACGCTGAGGTGGAGCTCGACGGCTCCGCCGTCAGCGTCGACTGGCAGCCGGATGGCTCATTGCTCGTGGGCACCTCCGCCAATCAGCGCCCGGTGGTCCGCGTCGAGCAGGACGGCTCCTCGCTCACCGCGCTCCCCTCCGGCAATGTCGGCGGTGCCGTCGTCGCTGTGGGCGCCACTGCGGACATGATGTACATCACCGACTCGAAGGTGCTCATGCGCATGCCGCTGCCCACCAAGGACTCGTTGAACTGGCGCGAGGTCCCCGGCCAGCAGGGCGTGCGCGCCGCTCCGGTGGTGCCGCGGCCGTGA
- a CDS encoding ComF family protein — translation MIGELLLPRQCAGCRAPGSALCRRCKEQLATPPFRSSPSVAVHVPVFALGPYADPHRGVILAMKEKKNLVVRRHAGAVVAAALDYLEARGEIPPGAHLVPAPTRPKAARARGGDPVAAVCSHAGRSTYSVLRLADDTPDQGGLDEAGRRRNLQGKVSISAVPPGPVVVVDDVVTTGATLQASVEKLLARGGDVRACLVLAAA, via the coding sequence GTGATCGGCGAGCTGCTCCTCCCGCGCCAGTGCGCCGGGTGCCGCGCACCCGGGTCTGCCCTGTGCCGGCGGTGCAAGGAGCAGCTGGCCACACCGCCGTTCCGCTCGAGCCCCAGTGTGGCGGTGCACGTGCCGGTCTTCGCTCTCGGCCCCTACGCCGACCCTCACCGCGGGGTGATTCTGGCGATGAAGGAGAAGAAGAACCTCGTTGTCCGGCGCCACGCCGGGGCTGTGGTCGCGGCGGCGCTGGACTACCTGGAAGCCCGCGGCGAGATCCCGCCCGGGGCACACCTCGTTCCCGCACCGACCCGGCCGAAGGCGGCCCGAGCCCGCGGCGGCGACCCGGTGGCCGCCGTCTGCTCGCATGCCGGGCGCAGCACGTACTCCGTGCTGCGCTTGGCGGACGACACCCCCGATCAGGGCGGGCTCGACGAGGCCGGCCGCAGGCGGAACCTGCAGGGAAAGGTGTCCATCTCCGCCGTCCCGCCCGGTCCCGTGGTCGTGGTGGACGACGTGGTCACGACGGGGGCGACGCTTCAAGCGAGCGTCGAAAAGCTTCTTGCCCGCGGCGGCGATGTGCGCGCGTGCCTGGTCCTCGCTGCCGCCTAA
- the hpf gene encoding ribosome hibernation-promoting factor, HPF/YfiA family: protein MTSAHENKNEALSPSAQVTITGRNVEVPEHFQERVNGKLAKIEKLDPTLTFFHVELQHEPNPRREAQANRIQITATGKGHLARAEAKEDSFYAALESAIGKMERSLRKVKVRREISMGGHRKPKSTGEIAAELAAEAEQARAQQEQEAAADPYAAQIEDQLPGQVVRTKEHPATPMSVDDALSEMELVGHDFYLFINSETSRPSVVYRRHAYDYGLITLVPEEESGN, encoded by the coding sequence ATGACCTCTGCACACGAGAACAAGAACGAAGCCCTGAGCCCTTCCGCACAGGTGACCATCACGGGCCGCAACGTTGAAGTTCCGGAGCACTTCCAGGAGCGCGTGAACGGCAAGCTAGCCAAGATCGAGAAGCTCGATCCGACGCTGACCTTCTTCCACGTCGAGCTGCAGCACGAGCCGAACCCGCGCCGTGAGGCGCAGGCCAACCGCATCCAGATCACCGCGACCGGCAAGGGCCACCTCGCCCGCGCCGAGGCCAAGGAAGACAGCTTCTACGCCGCGCTCGAATCCGCGATCGGTAAGATGGAGCGCTCCCTGCGCAAGGTGAAGGTCCGCCGCGAGATCTCCATGGGTGGCCACCGCAAGCCGAAGTCCACCGGCGAGATCGCTGCCGAGCTCGCGGCTGAGGCGGAGCAGGCGCGTGCGCAGCAGGAGCAGGAAGCCGCGGCCGATCCGTACGCCGCGCAGATTGAGGACCAGCTGCCCGGCCAGGTCGTGCGAACCAAGGAGCACCCGGCCACCCCGATGAGCGTCGACGACGCACTGTCCGAGATGGAGCTGGTGGGCCACGACTTCTACCTGTTCATCAACTCCGAGACCTCCCGTCCGTCCGTGGTGTACCGCCGCCACGCGTACGACTACGGCTTGATCACCCTCGTGCCGGAGGAAGAGTCCGGCAATTAG